One segment of Acidovorax sp. DW039 DNA contains the following:
- a CDS encoding DUF808 domain-containing protein, translating into MAAGSLLTLLDDIATILDDVALMTKVAAKKSATMADDVSAMTKVAAQKTAGVLGDDLALNAQQVTGVHAERELPVVWAVAKGSLMNKVILVPAALLISAFIPWAVTPLLMAGGAFLCFEGAEKLAHKFLHRHDVHEAGAGPEKVVEASAAAVSDPVAYEKDKIKGAVRTDFILSAEIIAITLGTVANAPFAQQVLVLSGIAVIMTAGVYGLVAGIVKLDDLGLWLLQKGSAAARSIGQAIVAAAPWLMKGLSVAGTAAMFLVGGGILVHGVPAIHHAVEAVGAQSLAWPLGGVWAVVLPNLLNALIGVVAGAVVLTVVQGVQRARAGQAA; encoded by the coding sequence ATGGCCGCAGGCAGCCTTTTGACACTGCTCGACGATATCGCCACCATCCTGGACGATGTGGCCTTGATGACCAAGGTCGCCGCCAAAAAGAGCGCCACCATGGCCGATGACGTGTCGGCCATGACCAAGGTGGCTGCGCAAAAAACCGCTGGCGTGCTGGGGGACGACTTGGCCCTGAATGCCCAGCAGGTGACCGGTGTACATGCCGAACGAGAATTGCCTGTGGTGTGGGCGGTGGCCAAGGGCTCGTTGATGAACAAGGTCATTCTGGTACCGGCCGCGTTGCTCATCAGCGCCTTCATTCCCTGGGCCGTCACGCCGTTGTTGATGGCTGGCGGGGCTTTTCTGTGTTTTGAGGGGGCAGAGAAGCTGGCGCACAAGTTTTTGCACCGGCATGACGTGCATGAGGCGGGTGCGGGGCCCGAGAAGGTTGTGGAAGCTTCAGCGGCGGCAGTCTCTGACCCGGTGGCTTACGAAAAGGACAAGATCAAGGGCGCTGTCCGCACGGATTTCATTCTGTCTGCCGAGATCATTGCCATCACCCTGGGGACGGTCGCCAACGCCCCTTTCGCGCAGCAGGTGCTGGTGCTCAGCGGCATCGCTGTGATCATGACGGCCGGGGTCTATGGACTGGTGGCGGGTATCGTCAAGCTGGACGATCTGGGCCTGTGGCTGCTGCAAAAAGGCAGCGCCGCCGCGCGATCCATAGGCCAGGCCATTGTGGCGGCTGCCCCCTGGCTGATGAAGGGCCTGTCCGTGGCGGGAACTGCTGCCATGTTTCTGGTTGGCGGGGGCATTCTGGTGCATGGCGTCCCAGCCATCCACCATGCGGTGGAGGCAGTGGGGGCGCAGTCACTTGCCTGGCCGCTGGGCGGCGTGTGGGCTGTGGTGCTGCCCAACCTGCTCAACGCCTTGATTGGCGTGGTGGCTGGGGCCGTGGTCTTGACTGTTGTCCAGGGGGTGCAGCGTGCGCGTGCTGGGCAGGCCGCTTGA
- a CDS encoding [protein-PII] uridylyltransferase, with the protein MTEIQALRASYRSNKAEVLNKMGATGASTRGIHAVLRKLSSLTDELLQALWQRADLPAGCTLVAVGGYGRAQLFPYSDVDVLLLLPQGTDTQPGSPLSTRIEGFIGSCWDAGLEIGSSVRTVAECLAESAADVTVQTSLLEARLLCGDASLFAEFHQQYRAQMDPRAFLVAKTLEMRQRHTKYENTPYSLEPNCKESPGGLRDLQLILWVAKAAGLGNNWKELAASKMATAFEVRQIERNEAVLCLIRARLHAAAGRHEDRLVFDLQTAVAESFGYRSQAPDGSRLPMRASETLMRRYYWAAKAVSQLCQILLLNIEERLNPSTHEPRPINERFFEKAGLIEVASDDLYQRDPHAILETFLLYQTTVGLKNLSARTLRALYNARGVMDAAFRRDPVNRQTFMRILQQPAGITHAMRLMNQTSVLGRYLWVFRGIVGQMQHDLFHVYTVDQHILMVLRNMRRFFMAEHAHEYPFCSQLAGGWDKPWILYIAALFHDIGKGRGGDHSQIGAEEVRRFCRQHGVASEDARLIEFLVSEHLTMSRIAQKQDLSDPDVIAAFAQRVQNERYLTALYLLTVADIRGTSPKVWNAWKGKLLEDLYRSTLRALGGRAPDAAAEIEARKREALVQLALSALPFEAHKALWATLDVSYFMRHEAADIAWHTRHLSRHVGTTKPIVRARQSLAGEGLQVLVYAPDQADLFARICGYFDRAGFSILDARVHTANNHYALDTFQVVASSQHGHYRELTHMVESDLVRTIEQGGPLPEPARKRVSRRVKSFPIAPRVSLQPDEKAQRWLLGISASDRAGLLYLVARILAQHHLSVQLAKVSTLGERVEDTFLLQGNELQNNARQIEIETELLQALSE; encoded by the coding sequence ATGACAGAAATCCAGGCCTTGCGCGCCAGCTACCGCAGCAACAAAGCCGAAGTGCTCAACAAGATGGGGGCCACAGGCGCCTCCACGCGCGGCATACACGCCGTGCTGCGCAAGCTCTCCTCGCTGACTGACGAGTTGCTCCAGGCACTGTGGCAGCGCGCCGATCTTCCGGCGGGCTGCACGCTGGTGGCAGTGGGAGGTTACGGCCGAGCCCAGCTTTTCCCGTATTCGGACGTGGATGTGTTGCTGCTGCTGCCACAAGGCACCGACACACAACCCGGCAGTCCGCTGAGCACGCGCATTGAAGGATTCATCGGCAGTTGCTGGGATGCGGGGCTGGAGATTGGCTCCAGCGTGCGCACGGTTGCCGAATGCCTGGCCGAGAGTGCGGCTGACGTCACAGTGCAGACGTCATTGCTGGAAGCCCGCCTGCTGTGCGGAGATGCCAGCCTGTTTGCAGAGTTTCATCAGCAGTACCGGGCCCAGATGGACCCGCGCGCCTTTCTGGTCGCCAAGACGCTGGAGATGCGGCAGCGCCACACCAAGTACGAAAACACGCCCTACTCGCTGGAGCCCAACTGCAAGGAATCTCCCGGGGGGCTGCGTGATTTGCAGCTGATTCTTTGGGTGGCCAAGGCGGCGGGGCTTGGCAACAACTGGAAGGAACTTGCCGCCAGCAAGATGGCAACGGCCTTTGAAGTGCGCCAAATTGAGCGCAACGAAGCTGTGCTGTGCCTGATCCGTGCCCGCCTGCATGCGGCTGCAGGCCGCCACGAAGACCGCTTGGTGTTTGACTTGCAGACAGCCGTGGCGGAGTCTTTCGGATACCGTTCGCAAGCACCAGATGGATCACGCCTGCCGATGCGCGCGAGTGAGACCCTGATGCGCCGCTACTACTGGGCGGCCAAAGCGGTATCGCAGCTATGCCAGATTCTGCTGCTCAATATTGAAGAGCGGCTCAACCCATCCACCCATGAGCCACGCCCCATCAATGAGCGCTTTTTTGAAAAGGCCGGGCTCATCGAAGTGGCAAGTGATGACCTTTACCAGCGCGATCCCCACGCCATTCTGGAGACGTTTCTTCTGTACCAGACAACGGTGGGGTTGAAGAACCTGTCGGCGCGCACCCTTCGCGCCCTCTACAACGCGCGCGGGGTGATGGATGCGGCCTTCCGCCGGGATCCAGTCAACCGCCAGACCTTCATGCGCATCCTGCAGCAGCCAGCGGGCATTACCCATGCCATGCGCCTGATGAATCAGACGTCGGTACTGGGCCGGTACCTGTGGGTGTTTCGCGGCATTGTGGGACAGATGCAGCATGACCTGTTTCACGTCTACACGGTGGACCAGCACATTCTGATGGTGCTGCGGAACATGCGGCGCTTCTTCATGGCAGAGCACGCGCACGAATACCCGTTCTGCTCCCAGCTGGCGGGGGGCTGGGACAAGCCCTGGATTCTTTATATCGCGGCTCTTTTCCATGACATCGGCAAGGGGCGCGGGGGAGACCATTCCCAGATCGGTGCAGAAGAAGTCCGGCGGTTCTGCCGACAGCACGGGGTGGCGAGCGAAGATGCTCGGCTGATCGAATTCCTGGTCAGCGAGCATCTGACAATGAGCCGTATCGCTCAGAAGCAGGATCTGAGTGATCCCGATGTGATCGCCGCCTTTGCGCAGCGCGTGCAGAACGAGCGCTACCTCACGGCCCTGTACCTTCTTACCGTGGCAGACATTCGGGGGACCAGCCCCAAAGTCTGGAATGCCTGGAAAGGCAAGCTGCTGGAGGATTTGTACCGGTCCACCCTCAGAGCCCTGGGTGGCCGCGCCCCCGATGCGGCGGCAGAAATCGAGGCCCGCAAGCGCGAGGCGCTGGTTCAGCTCGCGCTCAGTGCACTGCCTTTTGAAGCCCACAAAGCCCTTTGGGCCACCCTGGATGTCAGCTACTTCATGCGCCACGAGGCGGCTGACATTGCGTGGCACACCCGCCATCTCTCGCGCCATGTGGGTACGACCAAGCCCATCGTGCGAGCCCGCCAATCTCTGGCAGGGGAAGGCCTGCAGGTGCTGGTGTATGCCCCTGATCAAGCCGATTTGTTTGCCCGCATTTGCGGATACTTTGACCGTGCGGGTTTCAGCATCCTGGATGCGCGGGTCCACACGGCCAACAACCACTATGCGTTGGACACCTTCCAGGTCGTGGCTTCGTCTCAGCACGGGCACTATCGCGAACTCACGCACATGGTGGAAAGCGATCTGGTTCGCACCATTGAGCAGGGAGGCCCACTGCCGGAGCCCGCTCGCAAGCGAGTGTCGCGCAGGGTAAAGAGCTTTCCTATCGCGCCACGCGTATCGCTTCAACCCGACGAGAAAGCGCAACGGTGGCTGCTGGGAATCTCCGCAAGCGACAGAGCAGGCCTGCTGTACCTTGTGGCCCGCATTCTGGCCCAGCACCACCTCAGCGTTCAGCTTGCCAAGGTAAGCACCTTGGGTGAGCGCGTGGAGGATACGTTTTTGCTGCAGGGCAATGAACTACAGAACAATGCGCGTCAGATTGAAATTGAAACGGAGCTGCTGCAGGCGCTTTCTGAATAA
- a CDS encoding gamma-glutamylcyclotransferase, with the protein MSQPPAPPVHRRDPATMLAQTLAQWDQRQDLWLFGYGSLIWRPEFDYAEQRPAKVHGWHRALKMWSRVNRGTPECPGLVFGLLTGGSCRGMVFRIERQRVPDIMPGLWAREMVNAVYDPRWLDCETPHGTVRALAFTLSRRSPNHTGVLPDHEYTRIFAQARGRYGTTHDYARATYEGLLKMGIHDRALARLLALATVEQADHLPQPSSPSGQLPDRP; encoded by the coding sequence ATGTCACAGCCCCCCGCCCCACCCGTTCACCGCCGCGATCCCGCCACCATGCTGGCCCAGACGCTGGCGCAGTGGGACCAGCGGCAGGACCTGTGGCTGTTTGGCTATGGCTCGCTGATCTGGCGGCCGGAGTTTGACTACGCAGAACAGCGCCCCGCCAAGGTGCACGGCTGGCACCGCGCGCTGAAGATGTGGAGCCGGGTGAACCGCGGCACGCCAGAATGCCCCGGCCTGGTGTTTGGACTGCTGACCGGGGGCAGCTGCCGAGGCATGGTGTTCCGCATCGAGCGGCAGCGCGTGCCCGACATCATGCCCGGCCTGTGGGCCCGCGAAATGGTCAACGCGGTGTACGACCCGCGATGGCTGGACTGCGAAACGCCCCACGGCACCGTGCGCGCCCTCGCCTTCACCCTCTCACGCCGCAGCCCCAACCACACGGGCGTGCTGCCCGACCATGAATACACTCGCATCTTTGCCCAGGCCCGGGGCCGGTACGGCACCACGCACGACTACGCCCGCGCCACCTACGAAGGCTTGCTGAAAATGGGCATCCATGACCGGGCGCTGGCGCGGCTGCTGGCATTGGCAACTGTGGAGCAGGCAGATCATTTGCCTCAGCCATCGAGCCCCAGCGGACAGTTGCCGGATCGACCCTGA
- the purL gene encoding phosphoribosylformylglycinamidine synthase: MTLHLTTLAGGNALSSFRAQQLQPALEAIHPKITGIAARYVHLVATDDQPSPAELDRLTALLTYGDPYAGPEQGAAIVVTPRLGTLSPWASKATDIARNCGIAIRRVERITEYRISLKAGLLGKTPELTAEQLAQVAALLHDRMTESVVADRAAAAALFTELAPAPMEHVDVLGGGRAALEAANTRFGLALADDEIDYLVNAFNGLQRNPTDVELMMFAQANSEHCRHKIFNAQFTIDGVAQDKSLFGMIRNTHQLAPQHTVVAYSDNASIMEGHQVERFVAKMASGVDGSSASSYQKSSATQHVLMKVETHNHPTAISPFPGASTGAGGEIRDEGATGRGSKPKAGLTGFTVSKLWGSTVGKPEHIASPLQIMVEGPLGGAAFNNEFGRPNLAGYFREYEQEVAGVQRGYHKPIMIAGGVGVIDAEQTKKIEFPAGSLLIQLGGPGMRIGMGGSAASSMATGTNAAELDFDSVQRGNPEIERRAQEVINHCWAQGANNPILAIHDVGAGGLSNAFPELTNDAGRGARFDLRAVQLEESGMSPKEIWSNESQERYVLAIAPESLPMFQAFCERERCPFAVIGTATEERQLVLHDPAATVEDQKLPVDMPMNVLLGKPPKMHRDVKTVARTFQPMDLTGLPLQKAVIDVLAHPTVASKRFLITIGDRAVGGLSHRDQMVGPWQVPVADCAVTLADYKGFAGEAMSMGERTPLAAINAPASGRMAVAEAITNLLAAPIELPRVKLSANWMAACGEPGEDAALYETVKAVGMELCPALGISIPVGKDSLSMRTQWSDGAEKKKVTSPVSLIVSAFASLSDVRGTLTPQLNATEADTTLVLIDLGKGQNRMGGSILGQTLDQSGDVVPDVDDPQDLIHLVNAVNALRAKGQILAYHDRSDGGLLAAVAEMAFAGHVGVALNVDLLVTEGDGVNDSRMDTGDAKNWASQVGARRDELTLKALFNEELGVVLQVRTVERNDVMQTLREHGLSKFSHFIGKTRPASSEIDAGKGELQVWRDAKAVFSAPLADLHQVWDAVSWKICQQRDNPANADAEHAAAGEPTDPGMHVHLTFDAADNVAAPFLQLSKPKVAILREQGVNSHVEMAYAFTEAGFEAYDVHMTDLQTGRVKLEDFKGVVACGGFSYGDTLGAGIGWARSITFNPVLAAQFQGFFGRTDTFGLGVCNGCQMFAELADIIPGAQDWPRFTTNQSERFEARLSMVEVLESPSLFLQGMAGSRLPIAVAHGEGYANFKYRGNADKAIAAMRYVDNHGNATEQYPFNPNGSAGGLTAVTTADGRFTAMMPHPERVFRNVQMSWTSEDKSQFSGWMRIWRNARKWVG, translated from the coding sequence GTGACCTTGCATTTGACCACGCTGGCGGGCGGCAACGCCCTCAGCTCCTTCCGCGCACAGCAACTCCAGCCCGCCCTCGAAGCCATCCACCCCAAGATCACCGGGATTGCCGCCCGGTATGTGCACTTGGTGGCCACCGATGACCAGCCTTCCCCCGCAGAGCTGGACCGCCTCACGGCCTTGCTGACCTACGGAGACCCTTATGCAGGCCCCGAACAGGGCGCAGCCATTGTGGTCACACCCCGCCTGGGCACCTTGTCGCCCTGGGCGTCCAAGGCGACAGACATTGCGCGTAACTGCGGCATTGCCATCCGCCGGGTGGAGCGCATTACCGAGTACCGCATCAGCCTCAAGGCGGGCCTGCTGGGCAAGACGCCTGAGCTGACAGCAGAGCAGTTGGCCCAGGTGGCCGCATTGCTGCATGACCGCATGACCGAATCGGTGGTGGCTGACCGCGCTGCGGCGGCTGCGCTGTTCACCGAGCTGGCCCCGGCACCCATGGAGCATGTGGATGTGCTGGGCGGAGGACGCGCCGCGCTCGAAGCCGCCAACACCCGCTTTGGCCTGGCGCTGGCCGACGACGAGATCGACTACCTCGTCAATGCATTCAACGGCCTGCAGCGCAATCCCACCGATGTGGAACTGATGATGTTTGCTCAGGCCAACAGCGAACACTGCCGCCACAAGATCTTCAACGCCCAGTTCACCATCGACGGTGTGGCGCAAGACAAGAGCCTGTTCGGCATGATCCGCAACACCCACCAGCTGGCCCCCCAGCACACGGTGGTGGCCTACTCGGACAACGCTTCCATCATGGAAGGCCATCAGGTAGAGCGGTTTGTGGCAAAAATGGCCTCTGGCGTTGATGGATCAAGCGCAAGCAGCTATCAAAAGAGTAGCGCTACGCAGCATGTGCTGATGAAGGTGGAAACCCACAACCACCCCACCGCCATCTCTCCGTTCCCTGGTGCATCCACCGGCGCGGGCGGAGAGATCCGCGACGAAGGTGCCACCGGCCGCGGCTCCAAGCCCAAGGCGGGCCTCACGGGCTTCACCGTGTCCAAGCTCTGGGGCAGCACGGTCGGCAAGCCTGAGCACATTGCCAGCCCGCTGCAGATCATGGTCGAAGGCCCCCTGGGGGGCGCGGCCTTCAATAATGAATTTGGTCGCCCCAACCTGGCAGGCTACTTCCGCGAATACGAGCAGGAAGTGGCTGGCGTGCAGCGCGGCTACCACAAGCCCATCATGATTGCGGGCGGTGTGGGCGTGATCGATGCCGAGCAGACGAAGAAGATCGAGTTCCCCGCAGGCTCGCTGCTCATCCAGCTGGGCGGCCCCGGCATGCGCATCGGTATGGGTGGCAGCGCCGCCAGCTCCATGGCCACCGGCACCAATGCGGCCGAGCTGGACTTTGACTCGGTGCAGCGTGGCAACCCCGAGATTGAGCGCCGCGCGCAGGAGGTCATCAACCACTGCTGGGCGCAAGGTGCCAACAACCCCATCCTGGCGATCCACGACGTGGGCGCGGGCGGTTTGTCCAACGCCTTCCCCGAGCTGACCAACGACGCAGGCCGTGGCGCACGCTTTGACCTGCGCGCCGTGCAGCTCGAAGAGTCGGGCATGAGCCCGAAGGAAATCTGGAGCAACGAATCGCAAGAGCGCTACGTGCTGGCGATTGCGCCCGAGTCGCTGCCCATGTTCCAGGCGTTTTGCGAGCGTGAGCGTTGCCCGTTTGCCGTGATCGGCACGGCCACCGAAGAGCGCCAGCTCGTGCTGCACGACCCTGCCGCCACGGTCGAAGACCAGAAGCTGCCCGTGGACATGCCCATGAACGTGCTGCTGGGCAAGCCGCCAAAGATGCACCGCGACGTGAAGACCGTGGCGCGCACATTCCAGCCCATGGACTTGACCGGCCTGCCGCTGCAAAAGGCAGTGATCGACGTGCTGGCCCACCCCACGGTGGCCTCCAAGCGCTTCCTCATCACCATTGGTGACCGCGCCGTGGGTGGCCTGAGCCACCGCGATCAGATGGTCGGCCCCTGGCAGGTGCCCGTGGCCGATTGCGCCGTGACGCTGGCCGACTACAAGGGCTTTGCGGGCGAGGCCATGAGCATGGGCGAGCGCACGCCGCTGGCTGCCATCAACGCCCCCGCATCGGGCCGCATGGCGGTGGCTGAGGCCATCACCAACCTGCTGGCTGCGCCGATTGAGCTGCCCCGCGTCAAGCTCTCTGCCAACTGGATGGCCGCCTGTGGCGAGCCCGGCGAAGACGCCGCGCTGTACGAAACTGTGAAGGCCGTGGGCATGGAGTTGTGCCCGGCTCTGGGCATCAGCATCCCGGTGGGCAAGGATTCGCTGTCCATGCGCACCCAGTGGAGCGATGGGGCGGAGAAGAAAAAAGTCACCTCGCCCGTGAGCCTGATCGTGAGCGCGTTTGCCTCGCTGTCTGACGTGCGCGGCACCCTCACGCCCCAGCTCAACGCTACAGAGGCCGACACCACCCTGGTGCTGATCGACCTGGGCAAGGGCCAGAACCGCATGGGCGGCAGCATCCTGGGCCAGACGCTGGACCAGAGCGGCGACGTGGTGCCCGATGTGGACGACCCACAAGACCTGATCCACCTCGTCAACGCCGTGAACGCGCTGCGCGCCAAGGGCCAGATACTGGCCTACCACGACCGCAGCGACGGCGGCTTGCTCGCAGCCGTGGCCGAAATGGCCTTTGCAGGCCATGTGGGCGTGGCGCTGAATGTGGACTTGCTGGTGACCGAAGGCGACGGTGTGAACGACAGCCGCATGGACACGGGCGATGCCAAGAATTGGGCCAGCCAGGTGGGTGCGCGCCGCGACGAGCTGACCCTCAAGGCCCTGTTCAACGAAGAGCTGGGCGTGGTGCTGCAGGTGCGCACGGTCGAGCGCAACGACGTGATGCAGACCCTGCGTGAACACGGCCTGTCCAAGTTCAGCCACTTCATTGGCAAGACCCGCCCCGCGTCGTCTGAAATTGACGCAGGCAAGGGCGAGCTGCAGGTCTGGCGCGATGCCAAGGCCGTCTTCAGCGCCCCGCTGGCCGACCTGCACCAGGTGTGGGACGCCGTGAGCTGGAAGATCTGCCAGCAGCGCGACAACCCCGCCAATGCCGACGCCGAGCACGCCGCAGCGGGCGAGCCTACGGACCCAGGCATGCACGTGCACCTCACGTTCGACGCCGCCGACAACGTGGCTGCGCCGTTCCTTCAGCTCTCCAAGCCCAAGGTTGCCATCCTGCGTGAGCAGGGCGTGAACTCGCATGTGGAAATGGCCTATGCCTTCACCGAAGCGGGCTTCGAGGCTTATGACGTGCACATGACCGACCTGCAAACCGGCCGCGTCAAGCTTGAAGACTTCAAGGGCGTGGTCGCCTGCGGTGGCTTCAGCTATGGCGACACGCTGGGCGCGGGCATTGGCTGGGCGCGTTCCATCACGTTCAACCCGGTGTTGGCCGCACAGTTCCAGGGTTTCTTCGGCCGCACCGACACGTTTGGCCTGGGCGTGTGCAACGGCTGCCAGATGTTTGCCGAGCTGGCCGACATCATCCCCGGCGCGCAAGACTGGCCGCGCTTTACCACCAACCAGAGCGAACGCTTCGAGGCCCGCCTGTCGATGGTCGAAGTGCTCGAATCCCCCAGCCTGTTCCTGCAGGGCATGGCAGGCAGCCGCCTGCCCATTGCCGTGGCGCACGGCGAGGGCTATGCCAACTTCAAGTACCGCGGCAACGCTGACAAGGCCATCGCTGCGATGCGCTACGTGGACAACCACGGCAACGCTACCGAGCAGTACCCGTTCAACCCCAACGGCAGCGCGGGCGGCCTCACGGCTGTGACCACGGCAGACGGGCGCTTTACCGCCATGATGCCGCACCCCGAGCGCGTGTTCCGCAACGTGCAGATGAGCTGGACCAGCGAAGACAAGTCTCAGTTCAGCGGCTGGATGCGTATCTGGCGCAACGCCCGCAAGTGGGTGGGCTGA
- a CDS encoding adenylate/guanylate cyclase domain-containing protein, protein MTVLSTVVFIDISGSVSLYETLGNEPAAAAIAQLTEWISKCIQARSGRVIKKLGDGVLCVFGDAAASVAASAQLLQEHEQRLLRWPFQLRMDIRVGVATGEIVEVDGDCYGDAVNLAARLCERSGGGEIWASEMTVLLAGEAPSVWFRKLGLVDIRGKVDPVSLYQVEWRQDLETDFLTQQAGLVSQLSPVDPILGVIQFRWHGIDASFTSSQAPVHIGRSIHAQLCINDLRVSRLHARIDWRNSGFVLTDLSSFGTWISFSGSDSQIRLRRDACILHGSGEISLGVPLGDAQAPRLAFEVAGGAVHLG, encoded by the coding sequence ATGACCGTCCTGTCCACGGTTGTTTTCATAGATATCTCCGGCAGCGTCTCTCTCTACGAGACCTTGGGCAATGAGCCCGCAGCTGCTGCCATCGCTCAACTTACTGAATGGATCAGTAAGTGCATCCAGGCTCGCTCGGGTCGAGTGATCAAGAAGTTGGGTGATGGCGTGCTGTGTGTGTTCGGTGACGCGGCTGCTTCCGTGGCTGCGAGTGCCCAGTTGCTACAGGAGCATGAGCAACGCTTGCTGCGTTGGCCCTTCCAATTGCGAATGGACATCCGTGTGGGTGTGGCGACCGGAGAAATCGTTGAAGTGGATGGCGATTGCTACGGGGACGCCGTCAATTTGGCGGCTCGTCTTTGCGAGCGCTCAGGTGGGGGGGAGATTTGGGCTTCGGAAATGACGGTGTTGTTGGCTGGTGAGGCCCCTTCAGTATGGTTTCGCAAGCTGGGCCTAGTCGATATCCGCGGCAAGGTCGATCCTGTGTCGCTCTATCAAGTGGAATGGCGGCAGGACCTTGAGACGGATTTTTTGACCCAGCAAGCTGGTCTGGTGAGCCAGTTGTCACCCGTGGACCCGATTCTGGGTGTCATACAGTTTCGCTGGCATGGGATAGATGCCAGCTTTACGTCCAGCCAAGCCCCGGTACACATCGGCCGTTCGATACATGCCCAGTTGTGCATCAATGACTTAAGGGTTTCCAGGTTGCATGCTCGTATTGACTGGCGCAATAGCGGATTTGTTCTGACGGATCTCAGCAGCTTCGGAACCTGGATCAGCTTTTCTGGAAGTGATTCACAGATAAGGCTGCGCCGCGATGCCTGCATATTGCATGGCTCTGGTGAGATTTCTCTTGGGGTTCCGCTTGGAGACGCTCAAGCTCCGAGGTTGGCTTTCGAGGTCGCTGGTGGAGCTGTCCATTTGGGTTGA
- the map gene encoding type I methionyl aminopeptidase, translating into MSITIKSAEDIEGMRLACRLASEVLDYITPHIKPGITTKEIDRLGAECMAQQGTISATVGYQPPGYPPYPASLCTSVNHVVCHGIPNDKPLKKGDIVNVDVTVITKDGWYGDNSRMFMIGECSIAAKRLTFITFEAMWHGILQVKPGARLGDIGHAIQKFAEGHGFSIVREFCGHGIGKKFHEEPQVLHYGKPGTLEELQPGMVFTIEPMINAGKREVKNHGNDGWTIVTKDHSLSAQWEHTVLVTETGYEVMTLSAGSPPLPAFVQATRT; encoded by the coding sequence ATGAGCATCACCATCAAAAGCGCCGAAGATATTGAAGGCATGCGACTGGCCTGCCGACTTGCATCGGAAGTGCTGGACTACATCACGCCCCACATCAAGCCCGGCATCACCACCAAGGAAATTGATCGCCTGGGGGCCGAATGCATGGCACAGCAAGGCACCATTTCCGCCACCGTGGGCTACCAGCCGCCCGGCTACCCGCCCTACCCGGCATCGCTGTGCACCTCTGTGAACCATGTGGTGTGCCATGGCATTCCCAACGACAAGCCGCTCAAGAAGGGCGACATCGTCAATGTGGACGTCACTGTCATCACGAAGGACGGCTGGTACGGAGACAACAGCCGCATGTTCATGATCGGCGAGTGCTCGATTGCAGCCAAGCGGCTCACCTTTATCACCTTTGAAGCCATGTGGCACGGCATCCTGCAGGTCAAGCCTGGTGCACGGCTGGGCGACATCGGCCATGCCATTCAGAAGTTTGCGGAAGGCCATGGTTTTTCCATCGTACGGGAGTTCTGTGGGCACGGCATTGGCAAGAAATTCCACGAAGAACCCCAGGTGCTGCACTACGGCAAACCGGGCACTCTGGAGGAACTGCAGCCCGGCATGGTGTTCACGATCGAGCCCATGATCAACGCAGGCAAGCGCGAGGTGAAAAACCACGGCAACGACGGTTGGACCATCGTGACGAAGGACCACAGCCTGTCTGCACAGTGGGAGCATACGGTGCTGGTGACCGAAACCGGTTATGAGGTCATGACGCTGTCTGCAGGCTCTCCTCCCCTGCCCGCTTTTGTGCAAGCCACGCGCACCTGA
- the def gene encoding peptide deformylase — protein sequence MAIHKILKMGDPRLLRTATAVTQFDTPELHALVADLWDTMRAASGAGLAAPQIGVNLQVVVFGSDQPNPRYPDRPLVPRTELINPAITPLTSMEEEDWEGCLSVPGLRGKVPRWSRIRYTGFDPSGQLIEREVEGFHARVVQHECDHLWGQLYPMRVRDFAQFGFVEELFPGLKAAESDD from the coding sequence ATGGCAATACACAAAATCCTCAAAATGGGTGATCCCCGATTGCTTCGTACGGCAACTGCGGTCACGCAATTTGATACCCCAGAACTCCATGCTCTTGTTGCTGATCTCTGGGACACGATGCGGGCCGCTTCCGGGGCCGGGTTGGCTGCTCCGCAGATCGGGGTGAACCTGCAAGTGGTGGTTTTTGGCTCTGACCAGCCTAACCCCCGTTATCCCGACAGACCTCTGGTGCCGAGGACGGAGTTGATCAATCCTGCGATCACGCCTTTGACTTCCATGGAAGAAGAGGATTGGGAGGGGTGCCTTTCAGTGCCGGGACTGCGCGGCAAAGTCCCTCGTTGGTCTCGCATTCGCTACACGGGATTTGATCCTTCTGGCCAGCTTATTGAGCGTGAGGTAGAGGGATTTCACGCCAGAGTCGTGCAGCACGAATGTGATCACTTGTGGGGCCAGCTCTACCCCATGCGCGTGCGTGACTTTGCTCAGTTTGGATTTGTGGAAGAACTTTTCCCCGGCTTGAAGGCCGCGGAATCAGATGATTGA